Genomic window (Vampirovibrionales bacterium):
TCCTCTGCAGCGCCCAGAGATTCGCAAAAACCGCCCAAGGCGCGCAGCGTATCTGCGCGAACCATGATCGCAACAGAAGATTCGACTTGGCCCAACGCCACCCGTTTCCATGAGTGCGCGTACCCCTTGGGCAGGGCGTATTCTCCTTGCGAATTCCGCCGCAGACGAAACCCCGGTCCCTGCGTTGGGCGGCCGTCCAGATCCAGGCAGGCGACAAATCCGTAAGCGGCAATAAGCGCAGGGTCTTGATCCAGCGGCGCGCTCACCTCGGCAAGCGCGGTCGGCGGCAGACAATCATCGGCATCCAGAAAAGTAATGAGTTCGCCGCGCGCCAACGAGATGCCAGCATTGCGCACGCGCGCCGGCGAGCCCAGCCGTTGCAGGCGGCGCAGGTGAATGCGCTCATCGCCACTCGAAAACGTCTGCGCGATAGCAGCCGTTTGATCGCTGGAGGCGTCATCCAGGATGATAAGCTCCCAGTCGCCACGAGTCTGACTGCGCACGGACTCAATGGCTTCGGCAATAAAACGTTCGGCGTTATAGGCGGCCATCACCACCGAGATTGCGGGCGAGGTCATGGGACGTTTTTCTCCACAAAGCAGTCTGCCGCTCTTATTCACGAAACCCATCGCCATGACTTGACAGGATGAGGCGATATTAGGTACGTTACATTAATACATGAGGCGGCGTGATTCAAACGCCCAGATTTCCCCCTTCTTTTTACCTGTTGACACGTACGATGTTTCGCAGCCTCTTTGGCAGAACGAAACGAGCAAAACAAGGGATAGTTACCGCTGATGGCCACCGTCCAGGCAGGATTTGACGCCGCGTTGCTGGCATCTTTGCGACTCAAGGAGCAGGCTCCCCAGATTCCTGACGTCCCGCCGCCGCCTTATCTTACGTTCTATGAACGCGCCTTCTCTCTGCCTTATAAGCTTGAACAGCGCATGAAACGCGCTTTCGACTTCGCCGCCGCCGCGTTTGGCCTGTTGCTGGTCTCTCCGCTGCTGGCCTTTATCTCCATTGCCATTGCCCTGACCTCGCCCGGCCCTGTGATTTACCGCAGCATTCGCATCGGCAAGAATAGCGAACCCTTCTACATGTATAAGTTCCGAACGATGGCGCCGGACGCGGATCAGCGACGAGAAGCCTTGCGGCAGGCGGCCAGCCTCGAAGGCCAGTTGTTCAAACTGGCGGATGATCCGCGCGTCACGCCAATCGGCCGCTTGTTGCGCGCCACCAGTCTGGATGAGCTGCCGCAACTGGTCAACGTATTGCTGGGAGACATGAGCCTGGTCGGGCCGCGCCCATTGCCTCTGGATGAAAGCATGATGTTTGAAGCGCCCTATACGCTGCGGTTTCAGGTCTTGCCAGGCGTCACAGGTCTTTGGCAGGTCAGCGGACGCTCCAATCTGAGTTTTTTGCAGCTCTGTGAGCTAGAATTACAATATGCGCTCAATTGGAGCCTGTG
Coding sequences:
- a CDS encoding glycosyltransferase family 2 protein, which translates into the protein MTSPAISVVMAAYNAERFIAEAIESVRSQTRGDWELIILDDASSDQTAAIAQTFSSGDERIHLRRLQRLGSPARVRNAGISLARGELITFLDADDCLPPTALAEVSAPLDQDPALIAAYGFVACLDLDGRPTQGPGFRLRRNSQGEYALPKGYAHSWKRVALGQVESSVAIMVRADTLRALGGFCESLGAAEDLALRYALFLQKFDGIRAIPCVAYHYRLNPQSLTRQKPNADALLRNHLDAQDVLLNQPQTPAEVHLLASQALAKRYRYAASVILSQGHAGLARQTALKVFRDRRVHPLHAFKAFVPLALRSLLPGRWERAMKTLAIRLRDGAR
- a CDS encoding sugar transferase, whose protein sequence is MATVQAGFDAALLASLRLKEQAPQIPDVPPPPYLTFYERAFSLPYKLEQRMKRAFDFAAAAFGLLLVSPLLAFISIAIALTSPGPVIYRSIRIGKNSEPFYMYKFRTMAPDADQRREALRQAASLEGQLFKLADDPRVTPIGRLLRATSLDELPQLVNVLLGDMSLVGPRPLPLDESMMFEAPYTLRFQVLPGVTGLWQVSGRSNLSFLQLCELELQYALNWSLWQDFSILLKTIPTVLFKRGAC